CTGTCCAGCACGGCGCTGAATTCGTCGGCCGCAAGATCGCCGGGACCCGGCATGAACGGCAGCTCGGAATTCACCTGCGCGACCAGCTTGAACGACGCGCGTCCGGCGCGGCGCTCGCGCAGCACGTCCAACGTCGTGTCCGTGTTGCAGGACAGGCTGTAGCGCGGCACGCCGTCGACGACGCGCTTGGCGACCAGTTGCGTCACCACGTTCATCCCGCGGGCCAGCAGATAGCTTGCGGCGTGGGTATAGTTGGCCGAGATGTAATTCTGCTGCGCCGCCGGCACGTGCAGCCAGCGTCCGGCAAGAAAGAAGAATTCGACCACGTTGACGTTGGGCGGCAGCCGACTTTCGCGCAGCGCATTGGCATAGGCCAGATCGGGGTACCCTCCGAACAGGCGGTCGATCACGGGCGTGATGAACCGGCGTTCGATCAGGGCCTTCGGCTTCGGCTTTTCCAGTGTCAGCGCCGACAGCAATGTCAGCTTGATGTCAGGATCGGCGCAGGCCCGCGCATACAGCGCGTTGACGACATGATTGGCCTTGCCGAGGCCGAGCGGCAGACCGACCACCAGATCGGTTCCAACGTCGCGAATGATCTCCTCCGCGAGCGCATCGGGGTCGGAGAAGAATCTCGGCATCATCCGTGGGGTCCGGACCGCATGACAAGCACCTGACAGAATAGGACTGCGGGACCCTATAGCGCATTTGGGACGGGGTTGGTGTGTGACGCACCTGCAACAAGCACGGAATACATGGGGGTTTTCCCCGCGGCAGTTTGCCTGCGGGACCGGCGCTGGTTAAACAGTTAAGAGGCCACCGTCGGCGGGGGCGGACAGCCGGGGTTTTGCGGGATTACATGATTGGGCGTGCCGCCAGAGCTGGTCGCGTGATGACGCGGCGTCGATCAGGCGCGGGTCCTGTCCTGGCGGCATGGACCACGCTGGCGCTCTGTTGCGCCCTGCCCGCCGCGGCCTACGCAGAGGCCCTGCCCGAGGCGCTGGTCAAGGCCTACCAGACCAATCCGCAGATCAACGCCGAGCGCGCAAGGCAGCGCGCCACCGACGAGAACGTGCCGCAGGCGCTCGCCGGCTACCGGCCGCAGATCGTGGCAAGCCTCAGCGCCGGCCTGCAAGCGGTGCGTAACCTGCTTCCGGACAACACCATCCAGACCGCGACGCTAAGACCGTGGACCATCGGGGTCACGGTGTCGCAGACCCTGTTCAATGGCTTCCGCACCGCCAACAGCGTGCGGGTTGCGGAGCTCCAGGTGCAGTCCGGCCGCGAGGCGCTGCGCAATGTCGGCCAGGGCGTGCTGCTCGACGCCGTCACCGCCTACACCAACGTGCTGGCGAACCAGTCGCTGGTCGAGGCGCAGCGCTCCAACGTCGCCTTCCTGCGCGAGACGCTCTCCATCACCCAGCGCCGCCTCAATGCCGGCGACGTGACCCCGACCGACAGTGCCCAGGCCGAGGCGCGCCTCAACCGCGGCCTTGCCGATCTGAATGCTGCCGAAGTCGCCCTCGCGGTGAGCCAGGCGACCTATTCCCAGGTGATCGGCAATGCGCCCTCCGCGCTTCGCCCCGCCGAGGTGGTCGATCGCTATCTGCCGAAGAGCCGCGAGGATTCGATCGCGATGGCGATCCGCGAGCATCCGGCGGTGATGGCCGCGGGCTTCGACGTCGACGTCGCCTCGACCAATATCCGCGTCGCCGAGGGCGCGCTGCTGCCGAGCGCCAGCCTCCAGGGCAGCGTCAGCCGCAGCCGCGACAGCGACCCGACGCTCGGCACCTTTGCTACCGACCAGGCCTCGATCGTCGCCAACGTCACCGCGCCGATCTATGACGGCGGCCAGGCCGCATCGCAGACCCGGCAGGCCAAGGAAGTCACGGCGCAGAGCCGCCTCGTGCTCGACCAGGTACGCAACCAGGCGCGCACCGCGGCAGTCAGCGCCTGGGTCGCCAATGAAGGCGCCAAGATCGCGGTCTCGGCCTCGGAGTCCGAGGTGAAGGCCGCGACCGTCGCGCTCCAGGGCGTACAGCGCGAGGCCGCCGGCGGACAGCGCACCACCGTCGATGTGCTGAACTCGCAGGCCGATCTGATCCAGGCCAGGGCCCGCCTGATCGGCGCGCTGCGCGACCGCGTGATCGCCTCCTACACCCTGCTCAGCGCCGTCGGCCATCTCGACGTCAAGACGCTGAGCCTGAACACGCCCGACTATCTGCCCGAGGTGCACTACCACCAGGTGCGCGACGCCTGGCACGGCCTGCGCACGCCGTCGGGGCAGTAATTTCAAACCTTCCGGTCGACACCGATGAAGAGCCGCCGCATCCATCTGATGGGAGCTTCGGGCTCCGGCGTGACGGCGCTCGGGCGCGCGCTTGCGGGCCGGCTGGCGCTGCCGCATCACGACAGTGACGATTATTTCTGGCTGCCGACGGCGCCACCATACCAGACAGCGCGCCCCGCGGCAGATCGGCTGCGTCTCATGCGCGAGATGTTCCTGCCCCGCCACGACTGGGTGCTGAGCGGATCCGTCGAAGGTTGGGGCGACGAACTTGTCCCGTTGTTCGATCTCGTCATCTTCGTGACCACGCCGCGCGAGCTTCGCTTGCAGCGGCTGCGGGCCCGCGAGGCCACGCATTTCGGTGCCGATGCTGTCGTGCCCGGCGGCTGGCATCATGACGAGACGGCGTTGTTCGTCGAATGGGCTTCGCACTACGAAGCCGGCGACCGCGAGGGCCGCAACCTCGCCAAGCATGAAGCCTGGGTTGCTGGCCTGCCCTGCCCGATCGTCCGCGTCGACGGCGCACGTCCGGTTGCGGAGCTGGTCGAGCAGCTATGCACCGACGTGGCTCGACTGCCCGGCTGATGTGATATCGTCCGGCGCCTTCCTTGCAGCCGGAGCAGCCATGACCGACGAAATTTGCGCGCGCGCAGCGCAACCCGCGACGCCGATCAATTTCGACGTGCCGGCGCATGCCTGCGACTGCCACACCCATATCCACGGCGATGTCGAGAACTTCCCGTTCTTCGCGGGTCGCGTCTATACGCCGGGATCGGCGAGCCCGGAGGAAATGGCGGCACTGCACAAGGCGCTGCATATCGAGCGCGTCGTGATCGTCACGCCGAGCGTCTACGGCACCGACAATTCCTCCAGCCTGTTCGGCATGAAGGCCCGCGGCGCCACCGCGCGCGGAGTGGCCGTGATCGACGACAAGACCACGGAAACTCAGCTCGACGCGATGCATGCGGACGGCTTCCGCGGCATCCGCATCAATCTGGCGACCGACGGCGTCAATGATGCCAATGTCGGCCGCGCCCGCTTCACCGCCGCCATCGAGCGCATGACGGCGCGCGGCTGGCACGTACAGCTCTACACCACGCTGGCGATGGTCTCGGCCATTAGGGATCTCGTGCTGGCCTCACCGGTGTCCGCGGTGTTCGACCATTTTGGTGGGCTCGAGGCCCCGCTCGGACTGGAGCAGCCCGGATTTGCGGACCTCGTCGCACTCGTCAAATCGGGCAAGGCTTACGTGAAGATTTCGGGCGCCTATCGCTCGTCGAACCTCGCGCCCGATTATCAGGACATGGTGCCTTACGCGCGCGCATTGATCGCCGCAAACCCGGATCGGATCATCTGGGGCACCGACTGGCCGCACCCGGATTCGGCGCAGGTCCCGGGTCGCAAGGCGATCGACATCGCACCGTTCCACGCGATCGACGATGGCCGGCTGCTCAACCAGCTTCCGCTGTGGGCGCCGGATGCGGAGGTGCGCAAGACAATCCTGGTCGACAACCCGGCGCGACTCTACGGATTCTGATTTGTCGGGCTGATATCAGCGCGCGCGGCGGGAGAAGAAGGAGATCAGCACCGGCAGCGTCACCAGGATCACGATCGGCGCCAGCATCATGCCGGTGACGACGACGACCGCGAGCGGCTTCTGCACCTGCGAGCCGATACCCGCCGACAGCGCCGCCGGCAGCAGGCCGACACCGGCGACCACGCAGGTCATCAACACGGGCCGGAGCTGCAACTCACCGGTACGTATCACCGCGCTCACGCGGTCCATGCCTTCATCAATCAGCTGGTTGAACTGCGAGAGGATGATGATGCCGTCCATCACGGCGATGCCAAACAGGGCGATGAAGCCGATCGCTGCTGAGACGCTGAAGGCGGTGCCGGTGATCAGCAGGCCGAGCACGCCGCCGAAGATCGCCATCGGGATCACGCTCATGGCGAGCAGCGTGTCAGTCATCGAGCCGAAATTGAACCAGAGCAGGATGCCGATCAACGCCAGCGAGATCGGCACCACGATCGACAGTCGCCGGATCGCATCCTGGAGATTGCCGAACTCGCCGACCCATTCCATGTGCGAGCCGGGTGGCAGCTGAACCTGGTCGGCGATCTTCTGCTGCGCCTCGCGGATCGCGCTGCCGAGATCGCGCTCACGCACCGAGAACTTGATCGGCAAATACCGTTCCTGCTGCTCGCGATAGATATAGGCGGCGCCAGAGACGAGGCTGATATTGGCGACCTCGCTCAAAGGGATTTGTGTCACGGAGCCGTTCGGTCCGGGCGCGCCGATCCTTATGTTCTGGATCACCTCGGCGCTCCGGCGGTACTCCGGTGCAAGGCGAACAATGATCGGGAAGTGGCGGTCGGAGCCCGGCTCATAGATATCGCCCGCGGTGTCGCCGCCGATCGCGACCTTGATGGTAGCGTTGATGTCGCCGGGGGCGAGCCCGTAGCGCGCGGCCTTGGCGCGGTCGATGTCGATCTGCACGGTCGGCTGCCCGAGCGAGGTGAAGACCGCGAGGTCGGTGACGCCCTGCACGGTCGCGAGCACCGACTTGATCTTGTTGGCGGTGTCGGTGAGCGCCTGGAGATCGCTGCCGAACAGCTTGATCGAGTTCTCGCCCTTCACGCCGGAGACGGCTTCGGAGACGTTGTCCTGGAGGTATTGCGAGAAGTTGAACTCGACGCCGGGGAAGCGGTCGTCGAGCTGCTTGAGCAGCTCCGCGGTCAACTCCTCCTTGTCATGCGTGCCGGGCCACTGGCTTGCAGGCTTCAGCGGCGCGAAGAACTCGGCATTGAAGAAACCGGCGGCGTCGGTACCGTCGTCGGGACGGCCGTGCTGCGACACCACGGACTCGACCTCGGGCCGGGCGCGGATCAGCTTGCGCATCTCGTTGACGTAGGAGTTGCCCTCCTGAAGCGAGATGGTCGGCGGCAACGTGGCACGGATCCAGAGATTGCCCTCTTCGAGCTTGGGCAGAAATTCGAGGCCGAGAAGCCGGCCGAGCCCCACCGTCATCAGCACGAGGCCGACCGAGGCGCCGAGCATGATGTTGCGGTTGGCGACGGCCCAATTCAGAACCGGCATGTAGATCCGGTGCAGGATCTGCATCACCCTGGTCTCGGTTTCCTCGACATGCGCCGGCAGGATGATCGCGGACAGCGCAGGCGTCACGGTGAAGGTCGCCAGCAGGCCGCCGGCGAGCGCGTAGGCATAGGTGCGCGCCATCGGTCCGAAAATGTTGCCCTCGACGCCGGACAGCGTGAACAACGGCAGGAAGGCCGCGATGATGATCGCGGCGGCAAAGAAGATCGAGCGCGAGACGTCGGCCGCGGCGCTGAGAATGGCGTGGCTCTTCATGCCGAACAGCGTCTCTTGAGACATCTGTTCGGATTCCGTCGGCGGCGTGGTCTGAGTCAGGCGGCGGAAGATCGCCTCCACCATGATGACGGTGGCGTCCACGATCAGGCCGAAATCGATGGCGCCGACCGACAGCAGGTTGGCCGATTCCCCGCGCAGCACGAGGATGATCACGGCGAAGAACAGCGCGAACGGAATCGTGGCGCCGACGATCAGCGCGCTGCGGAGATCGCCGAGGAAGATCCACTGCAACAGCACGATCAGGAGGATACCGACCACCATGTTGTGCAGCACGGTGTGAGTGGTGAGCTCGATCAGGTCGCCGCGATCGTAGATGCGCTCGATGCGGACGCCGGGCGGCAGGATGCTGGACTCGTTGATGGTTTGAACGAGCTGGTGGACGCGCTTGATGGTTGGCGAGCTCTGCTCGCCGCGGCGCATCAGGACGATGCCCTGCACGATATCGTCGGAATCGTCGATGCCGGCGATGCCGAGACGCGGCTTCTGGCCAACCGTGACGGTGGCGACGTCCTTCACCAGCACCGGATTGCCGTTGGTCTGGGCGATCATGGTGTTGGCGAGATCGTCGATGGAGCGGATCAGGCCGACGCCGCGGACCACGGCCGATTGCTGGCCGATATTGACGGTGTTGCCGCCGACATTGACGTTGGAATTGCTGACCGCCTGGAGCAGCTGCGGCAGCGTCAAGCCGTTGGCGACCAGCTTGTTGTTGTCGACCTGGAGCTCGTAGGTCTTGCTCTTGCCGCCCCACCCAGTGACGTCGATCACGCCGGGCACGGCGCGGAAGCGGCGCTGGAGGATCCAGTCCTGGATGGTCTTGAGGTCGAGCACGCTGTAGTTCGGCGGGCCGACCAGCCGATAGCGGAAGATTTCGCCGATCGGGCTCAGCGGCGAGATCTGCGGCTGCACGTTGCCCGGCAGCGGTGCGAGCTGCGCCAGGCGGTTCAGGACCTGCTGCAACGCCTCGTCATAGGTGTAGGCGAAGGAGAACTGCAGTTTGACATCGGAGAGGCCGTAGAGCGAGATGGTGCGGATGGTCGTGAGGTTCTTCAGGCCCGCGACCTGGGTCTCGATCGGAATCGTGATGTAGCGCTCGATCTCTTCCGCCGACAGGCCCGGGCTCTGCGTGACGATGTCGACCATCGGCGGGGTCGGATCGGGATAGGCCTCGATGTTGAGCTGGTTGAACGCGATCAGGCCGCCGATGAGCACGGCGACGAACAAGCCGACCATCAGGAAGCGCCGGTTGA
This portion of the Bradyrhizobium diazoefficiens genome encodes:
- a CDS encoding TolC family outer membrane protein codes for the protein MIGRAARAGRVMTRRRSGAGPVLAAWTTLALCCALPAAAYAEALPEALVKAYQTNPQINAERARQRATDENVPQALAGYRPQIVASLSAGLQAVRNLLPDNTIQTATLRPWTIGVTVSQTLFNGFRTANSVRVAELQVQSGREALRNVGQGVLLDAVTAYTNVLANQSLVEAQRSNVAFLRETLSITQRRLNAGDVTPTDSAQAEARLNRGLADLNAAEVALAVSQATYSQVIGNAPSALRPAEVVDRYLPKSREDSIAMAIREHPAVMAAGFDVDVASTNIRVAEGALLPSASLQGSVSRSRDSDPTLGTFATDQASIVANVTAPIYDGGQAASQTRQAKEVTAQSRLVLDQVRNQARTAAVSAWVANEGAKIAVSASESEVKAATVALQGVQREAAGGQRTTVDVLNSQADLIQARARLIGALRDRVIASYTLLSAVGHLDVKTLSLNTPDYLPEVHYHQVRDAWHGLRTPSGQ
- a CDS encoding amidohydrolase family protein — encoded protein: MTDEICARAAQPATPINFDVPAHACDCHTHIHGDVENFPFFAGRVYTPGSASPEEMAALHKALHIERVVIVTPSVYGTDNSSSLFGMKARGATARGVAVIDDKTTETQLDAMHADGFRGIRINLATDGVNDANVGRARFTAAIERMTARGWHVQLYTTLAMVSAIRDLVLASPVSAVFDHFGGLEAPLGLEQPGFADLVALVKSGKAYVKISGAYRSSNLAPDYQDMVPYARALIAANPDRIIWGTDWPHPDSAQVPGRKAIDIAPFHAIDDGRLLNQLPLWAPDAEVRKTILVDNPARLYGF
- a CDS encoding efflux RND transporter permease subunit, which produces MDRLVALAVNRRFLMVGLFVAVLIGGLIAFNQLNIEAYPDPTPPMVDIVTQSPGLSAEEIERYITIPIETQVAGLKNLTTIRTISLYGLSDVKLQFSFAYTYDEALQQVLNRLAQLAPLPGNVQPQISPLSPIGEIFRYRLVGPPNYSVLDLKTIQDWILQRRFRAVPGVIDVTGWGGKSKTYELQVDNNKLVANGLTLPQLLQAVSNSNVNVGGNTVNIGQQSAVVRGVGLIRSIDDLANTMIAQTNGNPVLVKDVATVTVGQKPRLGIAGIDDSDDIVQGIVLMRRGEQSSPTIKRVHQLVQTINESSILPPGVRIERIYDRGDLIELTTHTVLHNMVVGILLIVLLQWIFLGDLRSALIVGATIPFALFFAVIILVLRGESANLLSVGAIDFGLIVDATVIMVEAIFRRLTQTTPPTESEQMSQETLFGMKSHAILSAAADVSRSIFFAAAIIIAAFLPLFTLSGVEGNIFGPMARTYAYALAGGLLATFTVTPALSAIILPAHVEETETRVMQILHRIYMPVLNWAVANRNIMLGASVGLVLMTVGLGRLLGLEFLPKLEEGNLWIRATLPPTISLQEGNSYVNEMRKLIRARPEVESVVSQHGRPDDGTDAAGFFNAEFFAPLKPASQWPGTHDKEELTAELLKQLDDRFPGVEFNFSQYLQDNVSEAVSGVKGENSIKLFGSDLQALTDTANKIKSVLATVQGVTDLAVFTSLGQPTVQIDIDRAKAARYGLAPGDINATIKVAIGGDTAGDIYEPGSDRHFPIIVRLAPEYRRSAEVIQNIRIGAPGPNGSVTQIPLSEVANISLVSGAAYIYREQQERYLPIKFSVRERDLGSAIREAQQKIADQVQLPPGSHMEWVGEFGNLQDAIRRLSIVVPISLALIGILLWFNFGSMTDTLLAMSVIPMAIFGGVLGLLITGTAFSVSAAIGFIALFGIAVMDGIIILSQFNQLIDEGMDRVSAVIRTGELQLRPVLMTCVVAGVGLLPAALSAGIGSQVQKPLAVVVVTGMMLAPIVILVTLPVLISFFSRRAR